ttgtgtgaccgtcgtaggccactgaagctcaagggaaaattttataggacggcaataaggccagcgatgttgtatggcacagaatgttgggcggtgaagcattaaCGTACACAacatgggtgtagcggagatgaggatgcttcgtgggatgtatgggcacacgagaaaggataagattgggaatgaggttatccgaggtaaagtaggagtagccaaaattgaaggaaatatgagagaaaatcggttccggtggtttagacatgtgcaaagaaggcctactgacgctccggttcgaaaatgtgactacgggacagaggttcagggccgaaggggtagaggaagacctaagaaaactttggaagagaccctaagaaaagacttgagtacttggatctaacggaggacatgacacaaaaccgagcgcaatggcgttctaggattcatatagccgaccccacttagtgggaaaaggctttgttgttgttgttgttgttgttgttgtattcaaACTTTGGAGCAGTAAGATAATAATGCTGAAACTAGACTAAGGAAAAGAACAGCAAAAGGAAAGATAAATATATAAGATCAAATGAAGCACAATTGggttattttaaatcaatataaGTGCAAAAAATAATCAGTTTGGCTTCCCAAAGAACAAACTTACACAATCCATGGAAAAATGAAGACAATGAGATGGATAAATATGAAATCAGATGGAACTGCATCCCATACAATTCAAACCCGCTATCAGGTAATGGAATAAAAATCACGTGTCTTCTTTTAATAGCTGTTGGCTGAATGTATACTACACTATAGAAGATATGTAGAGTAAACAACGTATGCAACCTAATGTGAGGACAGGACGAGGCAAAATAAGATGATATATCAAGAGGACTCACTTTTTGAATAAAATCAATGTAATGAAGAGCGCCATTCTTAAACTGAGTTCCGCCACCAGGAAATGTGAGGTATTCACCagtaactttaacccaattttgGTGCCCTTTAACTGCTGCAAGCTTTGTGTGAGGGACATTGTGGTACCATATCTGCATCATGCACCATGAACATATTTCAATTTCAAGGATTTAAAGAGGTAACTGTTAATGTTCTACTAGACAGATGATATACCTTTTCCCTGCTTGTGGGCCACTGAATGGGCCGTTTATATCCTTCTGGTAGGGGAACAAGACAGGTAGAGGCTTCATCAGGGCAGTGTCTCTCTCGATGTTCATAGTGGCCTGTGTTTGGAAGCTTCTTGATAGATCCCCAATTGTCAAGACAAGGGATGTAGTCTGGCCCAGCCGTGACATCACAGACTTTCCACTTCCGTTCATCATGCCCACTCTTATGTTCATCTGACAAAGATTGTTGTGTTTCTTTTTCATTCTGCGACTCTATGACTTCAGTCGACCCTTGCTCAGTTTCAGCTGTAGTTTCCTGGCTTTCTGTTTTACTACTGGTATCACCTTCTTCCTGATCTTTCTCAacctcttccttctcattctgACCAGTAGCTTCCTCTTCCTGCTTTACTTCATCAGAAGTTTCCTCTCCAGATGTCTTTGTACCTGAACTCTCCTCCACCTCTGTTTTTCCAGCTTTGGAATTGGACTCCCCATCTCCTGAACCAGCTTCTTGATCATTTATTTCCTCCATCTTTGTTTCCTCTTTGGTCTCAGGTTTCTCATCAGATCTCTCTTCCACAAGCTTCTCTTGCTGATTTCCCTCACCACCATTGTCACTTTCTGGCTCAGTCTTCTCCTCAGATCCCTCCtttgaaaccaattcttccTGTTTTTCTTCCGTTGTATTCACAGACCCATCCTcaacattttggtcattcttAATATCCGAATGACTTTCACTCTGCAAATCACTCCCATTTTCATCCTCTTTTGTTACAGTTTCTGAGAGTTCCCCCAAACTGTCTTCGAATTGCTTCGAATTTTTATCAATTATCGTTTGCCGTTTTACCTCATCCACAGTCTCCTCAGACGATGACCCTTGATTCTGAATCGGAGCAACTGTTGACATCAACATCCAGACCCCGATTAAACAAAACGCAACAAAAACAACCAGACTAGTCGTTGAACAGCAATTCCACGACTTCCTTCCATCAACTCGGGAATACTTCCCCACAGCCATCTTTACGATGTGAAGATCGATATCCCAAGTTATTAAATCACCTGAAAAGAGCAATAACAAGACAGACTCAGCTACCAATCGAATGTTGTTACTGTTCTCACTTCTCAAAGATTGTTTCTTCAAGGTGATATAATTTGCTCTAGGACTTTGAAAAGTAAATTACTGATATAGCAAACTGAATCATCCAAAGAAACCAGATCTatcaattaacaaaaaaaacccagaaatctgAGAAGTAAAGATAACTTTTTCTGTTGGACATGAACAAGAATATtcccaaaagaaacaaaatcaaCTCTTAAAAAAAGGTGATTATAACCCATTACTCGGCACAAAGAAACCCAACAAACAGAAACGAGAATGGTGGGTTAACAATAAGAAGAACGCActgtttggttggtgagaaaGCGAAGTGATACAAACTACATACTGGGAATATTCAAAAGCTACAAACATGAATGTCTTTGCATTAATTCGTCAGAAACACAAGACTACTTGGACCATCAAAACAACCAAAACGAAGATCTGATCAAATAATGACAACCGACATAATACACGAGAAGATTTAGAGTGAGAATTTCCTTACTTGG
This genomic interval from Malus domestica chromosome 05, GDT2T_hap1 contains the following:
- the LOC103401520 gene encoding probable methyltransferase PMT24 isoform X1 encodes the protein MFVAFEYSQYVVCITSLSHQPNSDLITWDIDLHIVKMAVGKYSRVDGRKSWNCCSTTSLVVFVAFCLIGVWMLMSTVAPIQNQGSSSEETVDEVKRQTIIDKNSKQFEDSLGELSETVTKEDENGSDLQSESHSDIKNDQNVEDGSVNTTEEKQEELVSKEGSEEKTEPESDNGGEGNQQEKLVEERSDEKPETKEETKMEEINDQEAGSGDGESNSKAGKTEVEESSGTKTSGEETSDEVKQEEEATGQNEKEEVEKDQEEGDTSSKTESQETTAETEQGSTEVIESQNEKETQQSLSDEHKSGHDERKWKVCDVTAGPDYIPCLDNWGSIKKLPNTGHYEHRERHCPDEASTCLVPLPEGYKRPIQWPTSREKIWYHNVPHTKLAAVKGHQNWVKVTGEYLTFPGGGTQFKNGALHYIDFIQKSLPDIAWGKRSRVILDVGCGVASFGGFLFERDVLAMSFAPKDEHEAQVQFALERGIPAISAVMGTKRLPYPSSVFDLIHCARCRVPWHIEGGKLLLELNRVLRPGGYFVWSATPVYQKLPDDVAIWKAMSKLTKSMCWDLVVIKNDTLNGVAAAIYRKPSTNECYNERPHNDPPLCSESDDPNAGWNVTLEACMLKVPEGVLDRGSQWPLQWPSRLQKPPYWLKSQLDVNGKSAPEDFVSDYKHWKKVVSETYLNGMGINWSTVRNVMDMRAVYGGFAAALKDLKVWVMNVVPVDSRDTLPIIYERGLIGIYHDWCESFSTYPRSYDLLHADHLFSVLKKRCSLVAAIAEVDRILRPEGKLIVWDNAETLNEIESLAKSLQWNIRFTYSKDNEGLLCIQKTFWRPAEKEKILSAIA